The following are encoded together in the Actinoplanes sp. N902-109 genome:
- the treZ gene encoding malto-oligosyltrehalose trehalohydrolase: MTVFEVWVPEKTVALRIDGTDREMERGDDGWWRLDVPDAAPGTDYAYLLPEHDSALPDPRSKWQPQGVHGPSRVYDHAAFAWTDGAWTGRQLPGSVLYELHVGTFTPAGTFDAAIERLDHLVDLGVDLVELLPVNAFNGEYNWGYDGVCWFAPHEAYGGPDGLKRFVDACHGKGLGVVLDVVYNHFGPSGAYAPMFAPYLSVAGANPWGASVNLDGPDSDEVRRYIIDSVLSWLRDYHVDGLRLDAVHALVDHNAVHLLEQLATEVESLSTHLNRPLSLIAESDLNDPTLITPREANGYGLHAQWADDVHHALHTLLTGERQGYYGDFGSLECLETVLTGAFFHANTWSSFRRRHHGRPVDRARVPGHRFVAYLQNHDQIGNRAIGDRLSATLSPGLLKVAATLLLTSPFTPMLFMGEEWAASNPWQFFTSHPEPELAEAVRTGRRREFASHGWAEAEVPDPQDPATFERSKLDWAELGKPGHAEILDLYKKLIALRREHGDLTDPRLDKIEVWHGDQHVVMRRGRCLVAANLAPVAQTVSLRAVPSKVLLATGQGVVLQRDRVELPAETAVVVYAR, translated from the coding sequence GTGACGGTCTTCGAGGTGTGGGTCCCGGAGAAGACCGTCGCCCTGCGTATCGACGGGACGGATCGCGAGATGGAGCGCGGCGACGACGGCTGGTGGCGGCTCGACGTCCCCGACGCCGCCCCGGGCACCGATTACGCCTATCTCCTGCCGGAACACGACAGTGCGCTTCCCGATCCGCGGTCGAAATGGCAGCCTCAGGGTGTGCATGGCCCCAGCCGGGTGTACGACCACGCGGCGTTCGCCTGGACGGACGGCGCCTGGACCGGTCGTCAGCTGCCCGGGTCCGTCCTGTACGAACTGCACGTCGGCACCTTCACCCCGGCCGGCACCTTCGACGCGGCCATCGAGCGGCTGGACCACCTCGTGGACCTCGGGGTCGACCTGGTGGAGCTGCTGCCGGTCAACGCGTTCAACGGCGAGTACAACTGGGGTTACGACGGGGTCTGCTGGTTCGCCCCGCACGAGGCGTACGGCGGCCCGGACGGGCTCAAGCGGTTCGTCGACGCCTGTCACGGCAAGGGTCTGGGCGTGGTGCTGGACGTGGTCTACAACCACTTCGGCCCCAGCGGTGCGTACGCCCCGATGTTCGCGCCGTACCTGAGCGTCGCCGGGGCCAACCCGTGGGGGGCCTCGGTCAACCTGGACGGCCCGGACTCCGACGAGGTACGCCGCTACATCATCGACAGTGTGCTGTCCTGGCTGCGCGATTACCACGTGGACGGGCTGCGGCTGGACGCCGTGCACGCGCTTGTCGACCACAACGCCGTCCATCTGCTGGAGCAGCTGGCGACCGAGGTGGAGAGCCTGTCGACGCACCTCAACCGGCCGTTGTCGCTGATCGCCGAGTCGGATCTCAACGACCCGACGCTGATCACCCCGCGGGAGGCGAACGGCTACGGCCTGCACGCGCAGTGGGCCGACGACGTGCACCACGCGCTGCACACGCTGCTGACCGGCGAGCGGCAGGGCTACTACGGCGACTTCGGCTCGCTGGAATGCCTGGAGACCGTGCTGACCGGTGCGTTCTTCCACGCGAACACGTGGTCCAGCTTCCGCCGGCGGCACCACGGCCGGCCGGTCGACCGGGCCCGGGTGCCGGGTCACCGCTTCGTGGCGTACCTGCAGAACCACGACCAGATCGGCAACCGCGCGATCGGCGACCGGCTGTCGGCCACGCTGTCGCCGGGGCTGCTCAAGGTGGCCGCGACGCTGCTGCTGACCTCGCCGTTCACGCCCATGCTGTTCATGGGCGAGGAGTGGGCGGCCAGCAACCCGTGGCAGTTCTTCACCAGCCACCCGGAGCCGGAGCTGGCCGAGGCGGTGCGGACCGGGCGGCGCCGGGAGTTCGCATCGCACGGCTGGGCCGAGGCCGAGGTGCCCGACCCGCAGGACCCGGCCACGTTCGAGCGGTCCAAGCTGGACTGGGCGGAGCTCGGCAAGCCCGGGCACGCGGAGATCCTCGACCTCTACAAGAAGCTCATCGCGTTGCGCCGCGAGCACGGCGACCTGACCGACCCGCGGCTGGACAAGATCGAGGTGTGGCACGGCGACCAGCACGTGGTGATGCGCCGGGGCCGCTGCCTGGTGGCGGCCAACCTCGCCCCGGTCGCGCAGACCGTGAGCCTGCGGGCGGTGCCGAGCAAGGTGCTGCTGGCCACCGGGCAGGGTGTGGTGCTGCAACGCGACCGGGTGGAGTTGCCCGCCGAGACCGCCGTGGTGGTCTACGCCCGCTGA
- the treY gene encoding malto-oligosyltrehalose synthase — translation MPPSGTYRVQIRPDFGFTSTAELADYLADLGVSHLYTAPILTAAPGSEHGYDVVDHTEVAAALGGEEGRVALKAALDAAGLGLVVDIVPNHAGVAVPAANPSWWDVLKNGESSPYAKFYDIDWSRGRLLIPVLADEPDALDQLRVEDGELHYFDKRYPIAEGTGEGTAREVHDRQHYELVNWTRGDAELNYRRFFAIVDLAGLRVEDPEVFDATHAEILRWYAEGAVQGLRVDHPDGLRDPGDYLTRLHEAAPDAWLVVEKILEPGEEMPDWPVAGTTGYDALSEVCGVFVDPTTERFFDTLDHHLTGGTTSWQDLVHDCKYHLATTQLAAENARMSRLVPEIEAAPQALAELAACFPVYRSYLPFGSRHLARARSEAGRRRPGLIPALDQLTARLRNPADELARRFQQYTGAVMAKGVEDTAFYRWTRFTARNEVGNDPSKFGVSLDEFHDSQNERQRLWPEGMTSLSTHDTKRSEDVRARLAVLAELPGDWTEVVRRWVRVDPLPDPALAHLIWQAAVGAWPLGRERLQAYALKAAREGAVGTSWTQPDEKFETALREMVDKMYDDPALNAEITEFVARITAAGWSNSLGQKLVQLTMPGAPDVYQGTELWDYSLVDPDNRRPVDFALRRQLLGRLDEGWQPPVDATGAAKLLVTSRTLRLRRERPELFRSYRPVFAEGRVAEHVLAFDRGGVVTVATRLPVGLSRHGGWHDTTLSLDGNTWTEGFTGTSYGGNRLAVADLLDTYPVALLVKENS, via the coding sequence ATGCCCCCCTCTGGTACCTATCGCGTCCAGATCCGCCCCGACTTCGGTTTCACGTCCACCGCCGAGCTGGCCGACTACCTGGCCGACCTGGGGGTCAGCCACCTCTACACGGCGCCGATCCTCACCGCTGCGCCGGGATCCGAGCACGGCTACGACGTCGTCGACCACACCGAGGTCGCCGCGGCGCTGGGCGGTGAGGAGGGCCGGGTCGCGCTCAAGGCCGCCCTGGACGCGGCCGGGCTGGGCCTGGTCGTGGACATCGTGCCCAACCACGCCGGGGTGGCGGTGCCGGCCGCGAACCCGTCCTGGTGGGACGTGCTGAAGAACGGCGAGAGCTCGCCGTACGCGAAGTTCTACGACATCGACTGGTCGCGCGGCCGGCTGCTGATCCCGGTGCTGGCCGACGAGCCGGACGCGCTGGACCAGCTGCGGGTCGAGGACGGCGAGCTGCACTACTTCGACAAGCGCTACCCGATCGCCGAGGGCACCGGCGAGGGCACCGCCCGCGAGGTGCACGACCGGCAGCACTACGAGCTGGTCAACTGGACCCGCGGCGACGCCGAGCTGAACTACCGGCGGTTCTTCGCCATCGTCGACCTGGCCGGGCTGCGGGTCGAGGACCCCGAGGTCTTCGACGCCACCCACGCCGAGATCCTGCGCTGGTACGCCGAGGGAGCGGTGCAGGGGCTGCGGGTGGACCACCCGGACGGCCTGCGCGACCCGGGCGACTACCTCACCCGGCTGCACGAGGCCGCCCCGGACGCCTGGCTGGTGGTGGAGAAGATCCTCGAACCCGGCGAGGAGATGCCGGACTGGCCGGTCGCGGGCACCACCGGATACGACGCGCTGTCCGAGGTCTGCGGCGTGTTCGTCGACCCGACCACCGAGCGGTTCTTCGACACCCTGGACCACCACCTCACCGGCGGCACCACGAGCTGGCAGGACCTGGTGCACGACTGCAAGTACCACCTGGCCACGACCCAGCTCGCCGCGGAGAACGCCCGGATGAGCCGGCTCGTGCCGGAGATCGAGGCCGCCCCGCAGGCCCTGGCCGAGCTGGCCGCGTGCTTCCCGGTCTACCGCTCCTACCTGCCGTTCGGGTCACGGCACCTGGCCCGGGCCCGCTCCGAGGCCGGCCGCCGGCGCCCCGGGCTGATCCCGGCGCTCGACCAGCTCACCGCGCGGCTGCGCAACCCGGCCGACGAGCTGGCCAGGCGCTTCCAGCAGTACACCGGCGCGGTGATGGCCAAGGGCGTGGAGGACACCGCGTTCTACCGCTGGACCCGGTTCACCGCCCGCAACGAGGTGGGCAACGACCCGTCGAAGTTCGGCGTCAGCCTCGACGAGTTCCACGACAGCCAGAACGAGCGGCAGCGGTTGTGGCCCGAGGGCATGACCTCGCTGTCGACCCACGACACCAAGCGCAGCGAGGACGTGCGGGCCCGGCTGGCCGTGCTCGCCGAGCTGCCCGGCGACTGGACCGAGGTGGTACGCCGCTGGGTGCGCGTGGACCCGCTGCCCGACCCGGCCCTGGCCCACCTGATCTGGCAGGCCGCGGTGGGTGCCTGGCCGCTCGGGCGGGAGCGGCTGCAGGCGTACGCGCTCAAGGCCGCCCGCGAGGGCGCCGTGGGCACCAGCTGGACCCAGCCGGACGAGAAGTTCGAGACCGCGCTGCGCGAGATGGTCGACAAGATGTACGACGACCCCGCGCTCAACGCCGAGATCACCGAGTTCGTCGCCCGGATCACCGCGGCGGGCTGGTCCAACTCGCTGGGCCAGAAGCTGGTGCAGCTGACCATGCCCGGGGCGCCGGACGTCTACCAGGGCACCGAGCTGTGGGACTACTCGCTGGTCGACCCGGACAACCGGCGGCCGGTGGACTTCGCCCTGCGCCGGCAGCTGCTGGGCCGGCTCGACGAGGGGTGGCAGCCGCCGGTCGACGCCACCGGCGCGGCCAAGCTGCTGGTCACCAGCCGTACGCTGCGGCTGCGCCGGGAGCGCCCGGAGTTGTTCCGCTCCTACCGCCCGGTGTTCGCCGAGGGGCGGGTCGCCGAGCACGTGCTCGCCTTCGACCGCGGCGGCGTGGTGACCGTGGCGACCCGGCTGCCCGTCGGATTGTCACGCCACGGCGGCTGGCACGACACCACCCTGTCACTCGACGGCAACACGTGGACGGAAGGCTTCACCGGCACCAGTTATGGCGGCAACCGCCTGGCCGTGGCCGATCTGCTGGACACGTACCCGGTCGCCCTGCTGGTCAAGGAGAACTCGTGA
- the glgX gene encoding glycogen debranching protein GlgX: protein MQVWPGHRYPLGATYDGTGTNFAIFSEVAEAVELCLFDASGNERKVQLHEQDAFVWHAYLPGVEPGQRYGYRVYGPYDPSRGLRCNPHKLLLDPYARAVDSDIDWHPSLYAYDFDNPDQMSDLDSAPHMAKGVVVNPYFDWGNDRRPDIPYHHSVIYETHVKGLTERHPEVPKDMRGTYAAIGHPAVIEHLAKLGVTAVELMPVHQFVHDNRLADLGLRNYWGYNTLGFFAPYHGYSAMGALGQQTQEFRGMVKALHAAGMEVILDVVYNHTAEGNHLGPTMSLKGIDNRTYYRLVDDQPNFYMDYTGTGNSLNVRSPQSLQLIMDSLRYWVTEMHVDGFRFDLASTLAREFYDVDRLSTFFEVVQQDPVVGQVKLIAEPWDVGPGGYQVGNFPPNWTEWNGKYRDTVRDFWRGEPATMAEFASRITGSADLYQDDGRKPFHSINFVTAHDGFTLNDLVSYNDKHNEANGEENRDGESHNRSWNCGTEGPTDDQAVLQLRAKQRRNFLATLMLSQGVPMISHGDELGRTQQGNNNAYCQDNEISWIDWENADETLLEFTRKLTAFRHRHQVFQRRRFFTGLPVTARGGGDPLPDLEWFTPDGRRMVGDDWGNDFGRAVALFVNGEGIRERGQYGQRHVDSSFLLFFNAHDAPIEFTTPPAEYGEKWEKVIETAEPSPDHPNVVEAGSSLLVPDRSLIVLDRTV from the coding sequence ATGCAGGTGTGGCCGGGTCACCGGTATCCGCTGGGCGCGACATACGACGGCACGGGCACCAATTTCGCGATCTTCTCGGAAGTTGCCGAGGCCGTGGAGTTGTGCCTGTTCGACGCGTCCGGCAACGAACGCAAGGTGCAGCTGCACGAGCAGGATGCGTTTGTCTGGCATGCCTATCTTCCGGGCGTGGAACCCGGCCAGCGGTACGGCTACCGCGTCTACGGTCCGTACGACCCGTCGCGCGGGCTGCGGTGCAATCCGCACAAGCTGTTGCTCGACCCGTACGCGCGGGCGGTCGACTCGGACATCGACTGGCACCCGTCGCTGTACGCGTACGACTTCGACAACCCCGACCAGATGTCCGACCTGGACTCGGCGCCGCACATGGCCAAGGGCGTCGTGGTCAACCCGTACTTCGACTGGGGCAACGACCGGCGCCCGGACATCCCGTACCACCACTCGGTGATCTACGAGACGCACGTCAAGGGGCTCACCGAGCGCCACCCGGAGGTGCCCAAGGACATGCGCGGCACGTACGCCGCGATCGGGCACCCGGCGGTGATCGAACACCTGGCCAAGCTGGGCGTCACCGCCGTCGAGCTGATGCCGGTGCACCAGTTCGTGCACGACAACCGGCTCGCCGACCTGGGGCTGCGCAACTACTGGGGCTACAACACGCTCGGGTTCTTCGCGCCGTACCACGGCTATTCCGCGATGGGCGCGCTGGGCCAGCAGACCCAGGAGTTCCGCGGCATGGTCAAGGCGCTGCACGCGGCCGGCATGGAGGTCATCCTCGACGTCGTCTACAACCACACGGCGGAGGGCAACCACCTCGGCCCGACGATGAGCCTCAAGGGCATCGACAACCGGACGTACTACCGGCTCGTCGACGACCAGCCGAACTTCTACATGGACTACACCGGCACCGGCAACAGCCTCAACGTGCGCAGCCCGCAGAGCCTGCAGCTGATCATGGACTCGCTGCGCTACTGGGTGACCGAGATGCACGTCGACGGGTTCCGCTTCGACCTGGCGTCCACGCTGGCCCGTGAGTTCTACGACGTCGACCGGCTGTCCACGTTCTTCGAGGTGGTCCAGCAGGACCCGGTGGTCGGGCAGGTCAAGCTGATCGCCGAGCCGTGGGACGTCGGCCCGGGCGGCTACCAGGTCGGCAACTTCCCGCCCAACTGGACGGAATGGAACGGCAAGTACCGCGACACCGTGCGCGACTTCTGGCGCGGCGAGCCGGCCACCATGGCCGAGTTCGCCAGCCGCATCACCGGCTCCGCCGACCTCTACCAGGACGACGGGCGCAAGCCGTTCCACTCGATCAACTTCGTCACGGCGCACGACGGGTTCACGCTCAACGACCTGGTCTCGTACAACGACAAGCACAACGAGGCCAACGGCGAGGAGAACCGCGACGGCGAGAGCCACAACCGGTCCTGGAACTGCGGCACCGAGGGCCCGACCGACGACCAGGCGGTGCTGCAGCTGCGGGCCAAGCAGCGGCGCAACTTCCTGGCCACGCTGATGCTCAGCCAGGGCGTGCCGATGATCTCGCACGGCGACGAGCTCGGCCGCACCCAGCAGGGCAACAACAACGCCTACTGCCAGGACAACGAGATCAGCTGGATCGACTGGGAGAACGCCGACGAGACGCTGCTGGAGTTCACCCGTAAGCTGACCGCGTTCCGGCACCGGCACCAGGTGTTCCAGCGCCGGCGCTTCTTCACCGGCCTGCCGGTCACCGCCCGGGGCGGCGGCGACCCGCTGCCCGACCTCGAGTGGTTCACCCCGGACGGCCGGCGGATGGTTGGCGACGACTGGGGCAACGACTTCGGCCGGGCGGTCGCGCTGTTCGTCAACGGCGAGGGCATCCGTGAGCGCGGGCAGTACGGCCAGCGCCACGTGGACAGCTCGTTCCTGCTGTTCTTCAACGCCCACGATGCCCCGATCGAGTTCACCACGCCCCCGGCTGAATACGGCGAGAAGTGGGAAAAGGTGATCGAGACCGCGGAGCCGTCGCCGGATCACCCGAATGTGGTGGAGGCGGGTTCCTCGCTCCTCGTGCCCGATCGCTCGCTCATCGTGTTGGACAGGACGGTTTAA
- a CDS encoding glycosyltransferase family 4 protein, with the protein MLSWEYPPLLVGGPGRHVHALATSLVAAGHEVTVVTRHTPGAPREEYAEGVHVVRAPDDPPHHPVVDHDLVGWTTAFNHTLTRAALRAARTGGYDVVHAHDWLVTHAAVTLREHLDVPLVATIHATEAGRHQGCLPEPHHRTIDDIERWLATEADRVIVSSEYMRREVLRQFDIPAAKTAVVRNGVDVPNWYARPPAIAAARRQFAGPGDAPLVSFAGRLVREKGVEHLLAAVPQLREQFPGLRVVIAGDGPHRAGLEAMATPQVTFAGFLGGPDLTALMGASDCHVVPSSYEPFGMVALEAAAAGTPVAVAATGGLAEIIEHGVTGVQFAPRDPGSLATAVGAVLANREYARGLARRGRRRVREDFTWPATTAKTVAVYAAATRWAGHVAREAEIALALASPVLPPAPAAEPGQAVRLAS; encoded by the coding sequence ATGCTGAGCTGGGAATACCCGCCGCTGCTGGTGGGCGGGCCGGGACGGCACGTGCACGCGCTGGCCACCTCGCTGGTCGCCGCCGGCCATGAGGTTACGGTGGTCACCCGGCACACCCCGGGCGCGCCGCGCGAGGAGTACGCCGAAGGGGTGCACGTGGTGCGCGCCCCCGACGACCCGCCGCACCACCCGGTGGTCGACCACGACCTCGTCGGCTGGACCACCGCGTTCAACCACACGCTGACCCGGGCCGCCCTGCGCGCCGCCCGCACCGGCGGCTACGACGTGGTGCACGCCCACGACTGGCTGGTCACCCATGCCGCGGTGACCCTGCGCGAGCACCTCGACGTGCCGCTGGTCGCCACCATCCACGCCACCGAGGCGGGCCGGCATCAGGGCTGCCTGCCGGAGCCGCACCACCGCACGATCGACGACATCGAGCGCTGGCTGGCCACCGAGGCCGACCGGGTGATCGTCTCCTCCGAGTACATGCGCCGCGAGGTGCTGCGCCAGTTCGACATCCCGGCGGCCAAGACCGCCGTGGTCCGCAACGGCGTGGACGTGCCGAACTGGTACGCCCGACCGCCCGCCATCGCGGCCGCCCGCCGTCAGTTCGCCGGTCCCGGGGACGCCCCGCTGGTCAGCTTCGCCGGTCGGCTGGTCCGCGAGAAGGGCGTCGAGCACCTGCTCGCGGCCGTGCCCCAGCTGCGCGAGCAGTTCCCCGGCCTGCGCGTGGTGATCGCCGGCGACGGCCCGCACCGGGCCGGCCTCGAGGCCATGGCCACCCCGCAGGTCACCTTCGCCGGCTTCCTGGGTGGCCCCGACCTGACCGCCCTGATGGGCGCCTCGGACTGCCACGTGGTCCCGAGCAGCTACGAACCGTTCGGCATGGTCGCCCTGGAAGCAGCCGCGGCCGGCACCCCCGTCGCGGTCGCCGCCACCGGTGGCCTCGCCGAGATCATCGAGCACGGCGTCACCGGCGTCCAGTTCGCCCCGCGGGACCCCGGCTCCCTGGCCACCGCGGTCGGTGCCGTGCTGGCCAACCGCGAGTACGCCCGCGGCCTCGCCCGCCGCGGCCGCCGCCGGGTCCGCGAGGACTTCACCTGGCCGGCCACCACCGCCAAGACCGTCGCCGTCTACGCGGCCGCCACCCGCTGGGCCGGCCACGTCGCCCGCGAGGCCGAGATCGCCCTGGCCCTGGCGTCTCCGGTCCTGCCACCGGCGCCGGCGGCAGAGCCCGGTCAGGCGGTGCGGCTGGCCTCGTAG
- a CDS encoding ketopantoate reductase family protein, whose translation MRTLVVGAGATGGYFGGRLAQAGKDVTFLVRPARAATLARRGLRIHSPAGESRVAARTVTADTIDGPYDLIVIAVKSYGLAAAIADLEPAVGPGTLIVPLLNGVQHVTALVDAFGTEHVYGGVCRIVGTLTDEGDVVQLTGMHDLVYGPLPGGATDRLPAVTEALSGAGFDSRPSDDIVQELWDKWVFLAAMGVVTTLMRGTVGDVTAVPGGITFALGVAEEALAVAAAAGHRPAEATAAQVRRSVTALGVPATTSMYRDLRAGAPVEADAIIADLVRHADEHGIPVPLCNAARVNLAVYEASRTA comes from the coding sequence ATGCGCACGCTGGTCGTCGGCGCCGGCGCGACCGGCGGTTACTTCGGCGGTCGCCTCGCCCAGGCCGGCAAGGACGTCACGTTTCTGGTCCGGCCCGCCCGCGCGGCCACGCTCGCCCGGCGCGGCCTGCGGATCCACTCGCCAGCCGGGGAGAGCCGGGTGGCGGCCCGCACGGTCACCGCGGACACCATCGACGGCCCGTACGACCTGATCGTCATCGCGGTCAAGAGCTACGGCCTGGCCGCGGCGATCGCCGACCTCGAACCGGCGGTCGGCCCCGGCACCCTGATCGTCCCGCTGCTCAACGGCGTCCAGCACGTGACCGCGCTGGTCGATGCGTTCGGCACCGAGCACGTGTACGGCGGGGTGTGCCGGATCGTCGGCACCCTCACCGACGAGGGCGACGTCGTGCAGCTCACCGGGATGCACGACCTGGTCTACGGTCCTCTGCCCGGCGGCGCCACCGACCGCCTGCCCGCGGTGACCGAGGCGCTGTCCGGTGCCGGCTTCGACTCCCGGCCCAGTGACGACATCGTCCAGGAGCTGTGGGACAAGTGGGTCTTCCTGGCCGCCATGGGCGTGGTCACCACGCTGATGCGCGGCACGGTCGGCGACGTCACCGCGGTCCCGGGCGGCATCACCTTCGCCCTCGGGGTGGCCGAGGAGGCGCTGGCGGTCGCCGCGGCGGCCGGCCACCGCCCGGCCGAGGCGACCGCGGCCCAGGTGCGCCGGTCGGTCACCGCACTGGGCGTCCCGGCCACCACCTCGATGTACCGCGACCTGCGGGCCGGCGCCCCGGTCGAGGCCGACGCCATCATCGCCGACCTGGTCCGGCACGCCGACGAGCACGGCATCCCGGTGCCGCTGTGCAACGCCGCCCGGGTCAACCTCGCCGTCTACGAGGCCAGCCGCACCGCCTGA
- a CDS encoding UBP-type zinc finger domain-containing protein has protein sequence MTCQHLKEATEPVPQAPADGGCPECVADGYDDWVHVRLCLGCGYVGCCDSSPRRHMSEHHEKEGHPVMRSYEPGETWKWCYVDDLLGA, from the coding sequence TTGACCTGCCAGCACCTCAAGGAAGCAACCGAGCCCGTGCCCCAGGCCCCGGCCGACGGCGGCTGCCCAGAATGCGTTGCCGACGGCTACGACGACTGGGTGCACGTGCGGCTGTGCCTCGGCTGCGGCTACGTCGGCTGCTGCGACTCGTCGCCGCGCCGGCACATGTCCGAGCACCACGAGAAGGAGGGCCACCCGGTGATGCGTTCGTACGAGCCGGGGGAGACCTGGAAGTGGTGCTACGTCGACGATCTGCTGGGCGCCTGA
- a CDS encoding Na+/H+ antiporter — MESIVETVVLVAISVLGAALARRLGFIAPLVLLVAGLALSYVPGMPSIHLDPDLVLIGILPPLLYVAALQTNLVAFRRALRPILLLAVGLVLLTSFVIGFAVHLVLPDVPLVACVALGAVVAPPDAVSATAIARRIGLPRRVVTILEGESLLNDATALVTVRIAVLALLGSAVGFWEIAGEVALKAGGGVLLGLVFAVGAAWLHRRITDPLLDDAVSLLTPFVVVIVAEELNSSSVVAVVIAGLYLGHRIPYLLSATSRLQMDAVWRLVNFLLEGIVFLLVGLQLRELIENIEVGLATTVRLTLVVFLVLVAVRFAWMYPATYLARLIPRVRAREERPPVAVPAVIAWAGMRGVVTLAAALTLPPNDTFAGNDYPRELFVFVAFAIIVLTLLIQGTTLPMVARRLGVREDTSTEDALAEANVQHQASRAARESLEAHADGAPPSVVERLRALTDSRSNNAWERLGSQQQETPSAAYGRLRREMITAERHVFKIARNEGRISEEVLTRAQRELDLEESQLNRSDD, encoded by the coding sequence ATGGAAAGCATTGTCGAGACCGTCGTGCTCGTGGCGATCTCCGTGCTCGGCGCGGCCCTCGCCCGCCGCCTCGGCTTCATCGCACCCCTCGTCCTGCTGGTCGCCGGGCTGGCCCTGTCGTACGTGCCCGGCATGCCGTCCATCCACCTCGATCCCGACCTGGTCCTGATCGGCATCCTGCCGCCGCTGCTGTACGTGGCGGCGCTGCAGACCAACCTTGTCGCGTTCCGCCGGGCGCTGCGCCCGATCCTGCTGCTCGCGGTCGGGCTGGTGCTGCTGACCTCGTTCGTCATCGGCTTCGCCGTGCACCTGGTGCTGCCGGACGTGCCGCTGGTGGCGTGCGTGGCGCTCGGCGCGGTGGTCGCGCCGCCCGATGCGGTGTCGGCGACCGCCATCGCCCGGCGCATCGGCCTGCCCCGCCGGGTGGTGACGATCCTCGAGGGCGAGAGCCTGCTCAACGACGCGACCGCGCTGGTCACCGTGCGGATCGCCGTGCTGGCGCTGCTCGGTTCGGCGGTCGGGTTCTGGGAGATCGCCGGTGAGGTCGCGCTCAAGGCCGGCGGCGGCGTGCTGCTCGGGCTGGTGTTCGCGGTCGGCGCGGCGTGGCTGCACCGGCGGATCACCGACCCGCTGCTGGACGACGCCGTCTCGCTGCTCACCCCGTTCGTCGTGGTGATCGTCGCCGAGGAGCTGAACTCGTCGAGCGTGGTCGCCGTCGTGATCGCCGGGCTGTATCTCGGGCACCGCATCCCGTACCTGCTGTCGGCGACCTCGCGGCTGCAGATGGACGCGGTCTGGCGGCTGGTCAACTTCCTGCTCGAAGGCATCGTGTTCCTGCTGGTCGGGCTGCAGCTGCGGGAGCTGATCGAGAACATCGAGGTGGGCCTGGCCACCACCGTGCGGCTGACCCTGGTGGTGTTCCTGGTGCTGGTCGCGGTGCGGTTCGCGTGGATGTACCCGGCGACCTACCTGGCCCGGCTGATCCCGCGGGTCCGCGCCCGTGAGGAGCGCCCGCCGGTGGCGGTGCCGGCGGTGATCGCCTGGGCCGGCATGCGCGGCGTGGTCACCCTGGCGGCGGCGCTGACCCTGCCGCCCAACGACACGTTCGCCGGTAACGACTACCCGCGCGAGCTGTTCGTCTTCGTGGCGTTCGCCATCATCGTGCTGACCCTGCTCATCCAGGGCACCACGCTGCCCATGGTGGCCCGCCGGCTGGGTGTGCGCGAGGACACCAGCACCGAGGACGCGCTCGCCGAGGCCAACGTGCAGCACCAGGCCAGCCGGGCGGCCCGGGAAAGCCTGGAGGCGCACGCCGACGGCGCACCGCCCTCGGTGGTGGAACGGCTGCGCGCGCTGACCGACAGCCGCTCCAACAACGCCTGGGAACGGCTGGGCAGCCAGCAGCAGGAGACCCCCTCGGCGGCATACGGCCGGCTGCGCCGGGAAATGATTACCGCCGAGCGGCACGTCTTCAAGATCGCCCGGAACGAGGGGCGGATCTCCGAAGAGGTGCTCACCCGTGCCCAGCGCGAGCTCGACCTGGAAGAGTCCCAGTTGAACCGGAGCGACGATTGA
- a CDS encoding EcsC family protein produces the protein MNDSAVNPAPSTSDDPGPPGSLWARMKADPQYAPEHLALEAVRRLGPEARSWVAQAREEQPDVTSDALAQQAVRRFLNHARLSGAVSGATGLPGAVVDVGVLAWTQSRMVLHIAAAYGVDPVDPERATDLLVLQKVHKIAETARLALGVAAGRERANRLFADAAGKPLSGMMVKLSVKLAQMAGVRAAKRMIAKVVPGAAVVLGSWVNSTATQDLAKRTRAQYSAA, from the coding sequence GTGAATGATTCGGCTGTCAACCCCGCCCCGTCGACCTCCGACGACCCCGGCCCGCCCGGCTCGCTCTGGGCCCGGATGAAGGCCGACCCGCAGTACGCGCCGGAACACCTGGCCCTCGAGGCGGTGCGCCGGCTCGGCCCGGAGGCCCGCAGCTGGGTCGCGCAGGCCCGCGAGGAGCAGCCGGACGTCACCTCCGACGCGCTCGCCCAGCAGGCCGTCCGCCGGTTCCTCAACCACGCCCGGCTGTCCGGCGCGGTCTCCGGCGCCACCGGGCTGCCCGGCGCGGTGGTCGACGTGGGGGTGCTCGCCTGGACCCAGTCGCGGATGGTGCTGCACATCGCCGCGGCCTACGGCGTCGACCCGGTCGACCCGGAACGCGCCACCGACCTGCTCGTCCTGCAGAAGGTGCACAAGATCGCCGAGACCGCCCGGCTGGCGCTGGGCGTCGCGGCCGGCCGGGAACGCGCCAACCGGCTGTTCGCCGACGCGGCCGGCAAGCCGCTGTCCGGGATGATGGTCAAGCTGAGCGTCAAGCTCGCCCAGATGGCCGGGGTCCGCGCGGCGAAGCGGATGATCGCCAAGGTGGTGCCGGGCGCCGCGGTGGTGCTCGGCTCCTGGGTCAACTCGACGGCAACCCAGGACCTCGCGAAGCGCACCCGGGCCCAGTACAGCGCCGCCTAA